The following coding sequences lie in one Thermomicrobiales bacterium genomic window:
- a CDS encoding ABC transporter permease: protein MPNTLLLTGTALLLSLIISIPIGVYSAVKRNSAFDNVATAGAVAGFSMPTFWLGIMLIIVFAVKFREWGLPSFPAGGAYDLRGGGGFWDRIHHLILPAFALAFVQTAAWTRYIRSQMLEVLSQDYMRTATAKGLHQKAVIFRHGLRNAVLPLVTLLGIAIPDLFGGALILETVFNWPGMGLLAYNSALGKDYPMIMGITLFAGTLVILGNLIADVCYGMLDPRIRLE from the coding sequence TTGCCGAACACGCTGCTACTGACCGGAACGGCGCTCCTGCTGTCGCTGATCATCTCGATACCAATCGGAGTGTATTCGGCAGTCAAACGCAATTCAGCATTTGATAATGTGGCAACGGCCGGCGCGGTCGCAGGGTTCTCGATGCCGACATTCTGGCTCGGCATCATGCTCATCATTGTCTTCGCCGTGAAGTTCAGAGAGTGGGGCCTGCCGTCGTTCCCGGCAGGTGGCGCATATGACTTACGCGGCGGTGGTGGGTTCTGGGACCGCATTCATCACCTGATCTTGCCAGCCTTCGCGCTGGCGTTTGTGCAGACCGCTGCCTGGACACGCTACATCCGCTCACAGATGCTGGAAGTGCTCAGCCAGGATTACATGCGGACTGCCACGGCGAAGGGTCTGCATCAGAAGGCAGTCATCTTCCGCCACGGTCTGCGCAACGCGGTGTTGCCGCTGGTGACCTTGCTGGGTATTGCCATCCCCGACCTGTTTGGCGGCGCGCTGATTCTCGAAACGGTATTCAACTGGCCCGGTATGGGTTTGCTCGCCTACAACTCGGCGCTTGGCAAGGACTACCCGATGATCATGGGAATCACCCTGTTCGCCGGAACGCTCGTCATCCTTGGCAACCTGATCGCCGACGTCTGCTACGGCATGCTCGACCCGCGGATTCGATTGGAGTAG
- a CDS encoding ABC transporter permease encodes MSATAPAISATAQIPSHSKLYWAIADTLVIARRHILHIPQTPEQLFSATLQPIMFILLFVYCLGGAINVPGISYVDFLMAGIFVQTIVMEGMTGAMGLATDLKRGIIDRFRTLPMSPVAVLAGPILSDIVRNLLAIVVMVAMGLLVGFRPTAGPLEWVGAVGMLLLAGVAVSWIGTVVALLIRDPEAVQMMAFVVLLPLSFASSAFVPIESMPSWLQPIVRHQPVTVIVTTIRGLLIDQPIGSAGWQALAWCAAITAVCLPVSVMLYRRVQSA; translated from the coding sequence ATGAGTGCAACCGCCCCTGCCATCTCCGCCACAGCACAGATACCAAGCCACAGCAAGCTCTACTGGGCTATTGCCGACACACTCGTCATCGCACGACGGCACATCCTGCACATCCCGCAGACACCCGAGCAGCTCTTCTCGGCGACGCTCCAGCCAATCATGTTCATCCTGCTGTTCGTCTATTGCCTCGGTGGCGCGATCAACGTGCCCGGCATCTCCTACGTCGACTTTCTGATGGCCGGTATCTTCGTCCAGACGATCGTGATGGAGGGCATGACCGGCGCGATGGGTCTGGCAACCGACCTGAAGCGCGGCATCATCGACCGCTTCCGCACATTGCCGATGAGCCCGGTCGCCGTCCTGGCAGGACCGATCCTGTCGGACATCGTTCGTAACCTGCTGGCAATCGTCGTCATGGTCGCAATGGGTCTGCTAGTCGGATTCCGCCCGACGGCTGGCCCACTGGAGTGGGTCGGCGCAGTCGGCATGTTGCTCCTGGCTGGCGTGGCCGTGTCGTGGATCGGGACCGTTGTGGCGCTACTGATCCGCGATCCCGAGGCGGTGCAGATGATGGCGTTCGTCGTCCTGCTGCCGTTGTCGTTCGCCAGCAGCGCGTTCGTGCCGATCGAATCGATGCCGTCATGGCTACAGCCGATCGTGCGCCATCAGCCCGTAACCGTCATCGTCACGACCATTCGCGGCCTGCTGATCGACCAGCCCATCGGCAGCGCCGGCTGGCAAGCCCTCGCCTGGTGCGCCGCCATCACCGCCGTCTGCCTGCCAGTGTCGGTGATGCTGTATCGGAGGGTGCAGTCGGCGTAG
- a CDS encoding ABC transporter transmembrane domain-containing protein, whose protein sequence is MRPGLESFADHENAADQRAVARRLIGEMRPFFRQWLLVLLLVLMSAVAQAGDPWLIGRAVDDAMLTGDSRKLALLMLPLLGLYLLGALAMRGQIRVVGVIGQSLLADLRERLFSRFLRAPLRFFDRQPTGDLMSRVINDVETLNQFFSQILSQTIGSLFALTGVIIAMLLLDVRLALVSFAVIPIMLLTTSYFGRRARVVYRKARETTGDVTAGLQEEIAGVREAQAFNRTDQNISRFRARNAANRDANVQAVGVSSAFAPAIDVLSTIATAVVIAYGGYQVVQGNLKIGVLTSFVLYVQQFFRPLQMLSTMYAQVQAGLAGAERIYVMTDEPMEPADMSTATRLDDMRGEIEFRNVRFAYEPGHDVLRNVSFTVAPGQTLALVGKTGAGKTTIANLIPRFYDVDDGAVRIDGHDVREITRDSLRAGVAVVLQELFLFAGSVADNIAWADDLDAISCGHRSCRRSYRRGAVHHGTPRGLRHATRRGWRQHQSRPASTADLRARDPVRPAHPHPRRGDQQRRHTHRAPDSAGAGDTHGRTHQHRHRPPPQHNPHSRSHPRHRQRPDHRTWQPRRAAHRRRRIRRPLPPAIPRRGSRRGGGGLRRPSRLSPPLPTLGEGCRTMRLGAVLNW, encoded by the coding sequence GTGAGGCCAGGGCTCGAATCATTCGCGGATCACGAAAATGCAGCCGACCAGCGCGCAGTAGCCCGCCGCCTGATTGGCGAGATGCGGCCGTTTTTCCGCCAGTGGTTGTTGGTGCTGCTGCTAGTTCTGATGAGCGCGGTCGCGCAGGCCGGTGACCCGTGGCTGATCGGCCGGGCGGTCGACGATGCCATGCTCACCGGCGACAGCCGCAAGCTGGCGCTGCTGATGCTCCCGCTGCTCGGACTCTACCTCCTGGGCGCGCTGGCCATGCGCGGCCAAATCCGCGTCGTTGGCGTCATCGGGCAATCGTTGCTGGCTGACCTGCGCGAGCGACTGTTCAGCCGCTTCCTGCGCGCGCCGCTGCGCTTCTTCGATCGGCAGCCGACTGGCGACCTGATGAGCCGCGTCATCAACGATGTTGAGACGCTCAATCAGTTCTTCTCGCAGATCCTGTCACAGACGATAGGCTCGCTCTTCGCGCTCACCGGCGTCATCATCGCGATGCTGCTGCTCGATGTCCGCCTCGCGCTCGTCAGCTTCGCCGTCATCCCGATCATGCTGCTGACGACATCCTACTTCGGTCGCCGTGCCCGCGTCGTCTATCGCAAGGCGCGCGAGACGACCGGAGATGTGACAGCAGGCTTGCAGGAGGAGATTGCCGGTGTTCGCGAGGCGCAGGCGTTCAACCGCACCGACCAGAACATCAGCCGCTTCCGCGCCCGTAACGCTGCGAATCGCGATGCCAACGTCCAGGCGGTCGGCGTGTCATCAGCGTTCGCCCCGGCCATCGACGTACTCTCGACGATCGCGACCGCCGTCGTCATTGCCTACGGCGGCTATCAGGTCGTGCAGGGCAATCTCAAGATCGGCGTCCTGACGTCGTTTGTGCTCTACGTGCAGCAGTTCTTCCGACCGCTGCAGATGCTCTCCACGATGTACGCACAGGTGCAGGCCGGATTGGCCGGCGCCGAGCGTATCTACGTCATGACCGATGAGCCGATGGAGCCGGCCGATATGTCGACTGCCACACGCCTGGACGACATGCGCGGCGAGATTGAGTTCCGCAATGTCCGCTTCGCCTACGAACCTGGCCACGATGTCCTGCGCAATGTCAGCTTCACCGTCGCGCCAGGCCAGACATTGGCGCTGGTCGGCAAAACGGGTGCAGGTAAGACGACGATCGCCAATCTGATCCCACGCTTCTACGACGTGGACGACGGCGCGGTGCGGATCGACGGTCACGATGTCCGCGAGATCACCCGCGATAGCCTGCGCGCCGGTGTAGCAGTCGTCCTCCAGGAGCTGTTCCTGTTTGCCGGTTCTGTTGCCGACAACATTGCCTGGGCGGACGACCTCGACGCGATCTCGTGCGGACATCGAAGCTGCCGCCGAAGCTACCGGCGCGGCGCGGTTCATCACGGCACTCCCAGAGGGCTACGACACGCAACTCGGCGAGGGTGGCGGCAGCATCAGTCACGGCCAGCGTCAACTGCCGACCTTCGCGCGCGCGATCCTGTCCGACCCGCGCATCCTCATCCTCGACGAGGCGACCAGCAACGTCGACACACGCACCGAGCGCCTGATTCAGCAGGCGCTGGCGACACTCATGGCCGGACGCACCAGCATCGTCATCGCCCACCGCCTCAGCACAATCCGCACAGCCGATCTCATCCTCGTCATCGACAACGGCCAGATCATCGAACGTGGCAGCCACGCCGAGCTGCTCACCGCCGACGGCGCATACGCCGCCCTCTACCGCCAGCAATTCCGCGACGAGGAAGCCGCCGAGGTGGCGGCGGACTGAGGCGGCCCTCACGCCTCTCGCCCCCTCTCCCAACGTTGGGAGAGGGGTGCCGGACGATGAGGTTAGGTGCCGTTTTGAATTGGTAG
- a CDS encoding ABC transporter permease: MSSVESTPDTTTSGATAASRSTFESVGKPRTYLGMAWRRFRHNRMAMVGLLFVILMILIALAAPLVAKHITGHTPNAQNLRLKFSGLNENGFLLGSDNLGRDTATRLVYGARVSLAVAGLAMLFAITIGAVVGVVAGYYGGLTDTLLMRFVDMMLSIPTLFLLLLVASMFSLSPVMLALVIAAVSWVTLSRLIRGEVMSVKGRDYIEAARVVGVGDRRIMWRHILPNVLPVVIVWASPTVPALIPVEASLSYLGLGVQPPTASWGNMLSQAQLSYTQSILVVFLPGLAIYLTVFAINLVGNGLRDALDPRLTD, encoded by the coding sequence GTGAGCTCGGTCGAATCCACTCCGGACACCACAACAAGCGGGGCCACGGCGGCGTCTCGCTCGACATTCGAATCAGTTGGCAAGCCGCGTACCTATCTCGGCATGGCCTGGCGGCGCTTTCGCCATAACAGGATGGCGATGGTTGGGCTGCTGTTCGTTATCCTGATGATCCTCATTGCGCTGGCCGCGCCGCTGGTCGCCAAGCACATCACCGGGCATACGCCGAACGCCCAGAATCTGCGCTTGAAGTTCTCGGGCCTGAATGAAAATGGCTTCCTGCTCGGTTCCGACAACCTTGGGCGCGATACCGCCACGCGCCTGGTCTACGGCGCGCGCGTCAGCCTGGCCGTCGCCGGCCTGGCGATGCTCTTTGCGATCACGATTGGCGCAGTCGTGGGCGTCGTTGCCGGCTACTATGGCGGCCTGACTGACACGCTGCTGATGCGTTTCGTCGATATGATGCTGTCGATCCCGACGCTGTTCCTGCTGCTGCTGGTCGCGTCGATGTTCTCACTCAGCCCGGTCATGCTGGCACTCGTCATTGCGGCTGTGTCGTGGGTGACGTTGTCGCGACTTATTCGTGGCGAGGTGATGTCGGTCAAGGGTCGCGATTACATCGAGGCGGCGCGCGTCGTTGGTGTTGGCGACCGCCGGATCATGTGGCGGCACATTCTGCCGAATGTCCTGCCGGTCGTGATCGTCTGGGCATCGCCGACGGTCCCGGCACTAATCCCCGTCGAGGCGTCGCTGTCCTACCTTGGTCTCGGTGTTCAGCCGCCGACGGCCTCGTGGGGCAACATGCTCTCGCAGGCGCAACTCTCCTACACGCAGTCGATCCTGGTTGTCTTCCTGCCCGGTCTGGCGATCTACCTCACCGTCTTCGCCATCAACCTGGTTGGTAACGGCCTGCGGGATGCGCTGGACCCGCGCCTGACGGACTGA
- a CDS encoding ABC transporter substrate-binding protein: MPKWLRYAGLLMLIALVMPLIMACGGDDGDDATSTTETVATEPAAAATEPAEEATEPPAEATEPETEASPEATEETVASPEATSPTGTGTGRVEGGDLTFGQTLEAVSSEGGTVIEGSISDISSVMPIVIDDDASGDFASLIFESMITINPFTLEPVGALAEAWESNETLDVWTLYLRDGVTWQDGEPFTANDVKFTYELHMNPDSGSSYTSDISSKIASIDVVDDLTVQFNLNQPLVDFLADLGVYAIIPEHVWADTAAADVKSDGGATGQDPSRVVGPGPFMFKEWITGDHATAVRYDDYWGGAAALDEYIYKVVPDQAAGAQQLKTGEIDFFQGLPPSSTTEFEGTDVDVVAADRLSFTFFGYNMDPARDNVFQDVAVRQALIYALDREAMVDEIQYGYAQVAIGTMPPLSWAYNPDGIDLQFPYDVDKANQLLDEAGWALGSDGVRAKDGKKLEFTMYTNAGNNVREQYLVAAQEYWNEIGVKMTPQLEPFPELVDRVTETHDFDIFLLGFGWSATPDQSAMFSTDAYNGGFNFGMYSNPEVDDLLAQALSEPDQDKRIELYTQMQNLVLADAPVAILDFPQMPTGVNQRLHNVFPSDINVYWSVNQWWVEQ; this comes from the coding sequence ATGCCCAAATGGCTGCGCTACGCCGGGCTCCTCATGCTCATCGCGCTGGTCATGCCGCTGATTATGGCCTGCGGCGGCGACGATGGGGATGATGCAACGTCGACGACGGAAACTGTCGCGACTGAGCCGGCTGCAGCTGCAACCGAACCTGCCGAAGAGGCGACTGAGCCACCGGCCGAGGCCACTGAGCCAGAGACCGAGGCGTCTCCGGAAGCTACTGAAGAGACTGTGGCTTCACCGGAAGCCACCAGCCCGACCGGCACCGGCACCGGCCGTGTTGAAGGCGGCGATCTGACCTTCGGACAGACCCTTGAGGCAGTTAGCAGCGAGGGCGGCACCGTTATCGAAGGTTCGATCTCGGACATCTCGTCGGTCATGCCGATCGTTATCGACGACGATGCCTCGGGCGATTTCGCGTCGCTGATCTTCGAGAGCATGATCACGATCAACCCGTTCACCCTGGAGCCGGTCGGCGCGCTGGCCGAGGCCTGGGAGTCGAACGAGACGCTGGATGTCTGGACACTCTATCTGCGTGATGGCGTGACCTGGCAGGACGGCGAGCCATTCACCGCCAACGATGTCAAGTTCACCTACGAGCTGCACATGAACCCGGATTCGGGCTCCAGCTACACGTCGGACATCTCGAGCAAGATCGCCAGCATCGATGTTGTCGATGACCTGACCGTGCAGTTCAACCTGAACCAGCCGCTGGTCGACTTCCTGGCCGACCTCGGCGTCTACGCGATCATCCCGGAGCACGTCTGGGCTGACACCGCCGCTGCCGATGTGAAGTCGGATGGTGGCGCAACTGGCCAGGATCCGTCTCGCGTTGTTGGACCCGGTCCGTTCATGTTCAAGGAATGGATCACCGGCGATCACGCGACTGCGGTCCGCTACGATGACTACTGGGGCGGCGCTGCCGCGCTGGACGAGTACATCTACAAGGTCGTTCCCGACCAGGCCGCCGGCGCGCAGCAGCTGAAGACTGGTGAGATTGACTTCTTCCAGGGCTTGCCGCCGTCGTCGACCACGGAGTTTGAGGGCACCGACGTCGACGTTGTCGCCGCCGATCGCCTCAGCTTCACCTTCTTCGGTTACAACATGGACCCGGCGCGCGATAACGTCTTCCAGGACGTCGCAGTTCGCCAGGCGCTCATCTACGCCCTCGACCGCGAGGCGATGGTGGATGAGATTCAGTATGGCTACGCACAGGTTGCCATCGGTACCATGCCGCCGCTGTCCTGGGCCTATAACCCGGATGGCATCGACCTGCAGTTCCCGTACGATGTCGACAAGGCCAACCAGCTCCTCGATGAGGCCGGCTGGGCGCTTGGCTCGGATGGTGTCCGCGCCAAGGACGGCAAGAAGCTCGAGTTCACGATGTACACCAACGCGGGCAACAACGTTCGCGAGCAGTACCTCGTGGCTGCCCAGGAATACTGGAACGAGATCGGCGTCAAGATGACCCCGCAGCTTGAGCCATTCCCTGAGCTGGTCGACCGCGTCACCGAGACGCACGACTTCGACATCTTCCTCCTCGGCTTCGGCTGGAGCGCCACGCCGGATCAGTCGGCGATGTTCTCCACCGATGCCTACAACGGTGGCTTCAACTTCGGCATGTACTCCAACCCTGAAGTTGATGATCTTCTGGCGCAGGCGCTGTCGGAGCCGGATCAGGACAAGCGCATCGAGCTCTACACCCAGATGCAGAATCTGGTGCTGGCCGATGCTCCGGTCGCGATCCTCGACTTCCCGCAGATGCCAACTGGTGTCAACCAGCGGCTCCACAACGTGTTCCCCAGTGACATCAACGTCTACTGGAGCGTGAACCAGTGGTGGGTCGAGCAGTAG
- a CDS encoding ATP-binding cassette domain-containing protein, producing the protein MPSHAPAIVARELTKRFGSTRALDGVNLSAEQGTILGILGPNGAGKTTTVRILTTLLRPDAGEAFVAGVDVLHDPDTVRRRIGLAGQYASVDELISGRENLTMVGRLFHLPRQEAHRRADELLERFDLVDAADRPVKTYSGGMRRRLDLAASLIPNAPVLFLDEPTTGLDPRSRLELWGIIREQTDKGGTVLLTTQYLDEADQLADNIIVIDRGQVIASGSADELKDQVSNSRLDVTVAESSDIGAVARIVESYGSGTAHVDLPRRLVSLAIVTRPGLIQSLVRDLDELSIEVDNIHLRRPTLDDVFLALTGEVTTNDDDDKTNSEAAA; encoded by the coding sequence ATGCCCAGCCACGCCCCCGCCATCGTTGCCCGCGAACTGACCAAGCGCTTCGGCTCAACGCGCGCGCTCGATGGTGTCAACCTTTCCGCCGAGCAGGGCACGATCCTCGGCATTCTCGGCCCTAACGGCGCAGGCAAGACGACAACCGTCCGCATCCTCACGACACTACTGCGGCCCGACGCGGGCGAAGCGTTCGTCGCCGGTGTCGATGTCCTGCATGATCCCGATACCGTCCGCCGTCGGATCGGCCTGGCCGGGCAATACGCCTCGGTCGATGAGCTGATCTCCGGTCGCGAGAACCTGACGATGGTCGGACGCCTCTTCCACCTGCCGCGCCAGGAAGCCCACCGTCGTGCCGACGAACTGCTTGAGCGATTCGACCTCGTTGATGCCGCCGACCGACCGGTCAAGACCTACTCCGGCGGCATGCGGCGACGCCTCGACCTCGCCGCCAGCCTGATCCCAAACGCCCCGGTCCTGTTCCTCGACGAGCCGACGACCGGGCTCGATCCGCGTAGCCGTCTGGAGTTGTGGGGCATCATCCGCGAGCAGACGGACAAGGGCGGCACGGTGCTCCTGACGACGCAGTACCTCGACGAGGCCGATCAGCTGGCCGACAACATCATCGTCATCGACCGCGGTCAGGTCATCGCCAGCGGTTCGGCTGATGAGCTGAAGGATCAGGTCAGCAACAGCCGCCTGGACGTCACGGTCGCCGAATCCTCCGATATCGGCGCAGTTGCCCGCATCGTCGAGAGCTACGGCAGTGGCACTGCGCACGTCGACCTGCCACGACGGCTCGTCAGTCTCGCGATCGTCACACGTCCGGGCCTGATCCAGTCACTCGTCCGTGATCTGGATGAACTCAGCATTGAGGTCGATAACATCCATCTCCGCCGTCCAACGCTCGACGACGTCTTCCTGGCCCTCACCGGCGAGGTGACCACGAACGACGATGATGACAAGACCAACTCGGAGGCCGCCGCATGA
- a CDS encoding ABC transporter ATP-binding protein/permease yields MVQRQGGGPGRMSFEPGAGRALMRSLGYLRRYRLDALGAFVALIVVSLANLAVPQALRIAVDRGVEHSDSTIVVLAALALVGLAIVRGLGSFLQGYLSERASQGVAYDLREALFARIERLSFAYFDRVEAGQLISRITNDVEQIRQFAGAGVIQIASALLMLLGTTTLLLLINWRLALIALAAIPIILLVLLHFVRSVFSVFGKLQAAIGKLNAVLQEDLVGMRVIRVFGQERREEQRYATANRDLLGRNVEALNAFGNNFPLIFLTANLGMLAVVWYGGREVIGGSLTVGELIAFTAYLNYLLFPILTIGFQMATISRAQASALRVFDVLDEPDDLAERPDARVLPQIAGRIEFRGVHFRYPGAEQETLSGIDLTIEPGQTAAIIGTTGSGKSSLVSLISRFYDVSAGAVLIDGNDVREVTLASLRGQIGIVMQETLLFSGTIRDNIAYGRPDASDAEIESAAHAAQAAEFIDELEDGYNTVVGERGLGLSGGQRQRIAIARALLVDPRILILDDSTSSVDTRTEAAIQDALDRLMRAGGRTVVVIAQRISTVRDADLIVVLDGGRIVARGTHAELLEDSPIYNEIIQSQLIDDRQIASPVAGGGQ; encoded by the coding sequence GTGGTGCAACGACAAGGTGGCGGACCGGGCCGCATGTCTTTCGAGCCTGGGGCGGGTCGCGCGCTCATGCGCTCCCTGGGCTACCTGCGGCGCTACCGGCTCGACGCGCTCGGCGCGTTCGTCGCCCTCATTGTCGTGTCGCTCGCGAACCTGGCCGTCCCTCAGGCTCTACGCATCGCCGTCGATCGCGGTGTCGAGCATAGCGACAGCACAATCGTGGTGCTGGCCGCGCTCGCGCTAGTTGGCCTGGCAATCGTCCGCGGACTCGGCTCATTCCTGCAGGGCTATCTCTCCGAACGCGCGTCACAGGGCGTCGCCTACGATCTCCGCGAAGCGCTCTTTGCTCGCATCGAGCGGCTGTCGTTCGCCTATTTCGACCGCGTCGAGGCCGGTCAGCTCATTAGCCGGATCACCAACGACGTTGAGCAGATCCGGCAATTCGCCGGAGCGGGCGTCATCCAGATTGCTTCCGCGCTGCTGATGCTGCTCGGAACAACGACGCTGCTGCTGCTGATCAACTGGCGGCTGGCGCTTATCGCGCTGGCGGCCATTCCGATCATCCTGCTTGTCCTGCTGCACTTTGTCCGTTCCGTCTTCTCGGTCTTCGGGAAGCTGCAGGCAGCCATTGGGAAGCTCAACGCCGTCCTGCAGGAAGACCTCGTCGGCATGCGCGTGATCCGCGTCTTCGGACAGGAGCGCCGCGAGGAGCAGCGCTACGCCACCGCGAACCGCGATCTGCTGGGGCGTAACGTCGAGGCGCTCAACGCATTCGGCAACAACTTTCCGCTCATCTTTCTGACGGCGAACCTCGGCATGCTGGCCGTCGTCTGGTACGGCGGGCGCGAAGTGATCGGCGGCAGCCTGACCGTTGGCGAGCTGATCGCGTTCACGGCATATCTCAACTATCTGCTCTTTCCGATCCTGACCATTGGATTCCAGATGGCGACGATCTCGCGTGCGCAGGCTTCAGCACTGCGTGTCTTCGACGTGCTCGACGAGCCGGACGACCTCGCCGAGCGTCCGGATGCGCGTGTCCTGCCGCAGATTGCGGGTCGCATCGAGTTCCGTGGCGTCCACTTTCGCTATCCGGGTGCTGAGCAGGAAACGCTCAGTGGCATCGACCTGACGATCGAGCCGGGCCAGACCGCCGCGATCATCGGCACGACCGGCTCCGGTAAGAGCAGCCTGGTCAGCCTCATCTCGCGCTTCTACGACGTCAGCGCCGGGGCCGTCCTGATCGACGGCAACGATGTGCGTGAGGTGACACTCGCCAGCCTGCGCGGCCAGATCGGTATCGTCATGCAGGAGACACTGCTGTTCTCCGGGACGATCCGCGACAACATCGCCTATGGCCGCCCAGACGCATCCGACGCTGAGATTGAGTCTGCCGCTCACGCCGCCCAGGCCGCCGAGTTCATCGACGAGCTGGAGGACGGCTACAACACTGTCGTTGGGGAGCGCGGGCTGGGCCTGTCCGGCGGGCAACGCCAGCGCATCGCCATCGCCCGCGCGCTGCTCGTTGATCCGCGCATCCTCATCCTCGATGACAGCACGTCGTCCGTCGATACGCGCACCGAGGCCGCGATTCAGGACGCGCTCGATCGCCTGATGCGTGCCGGAGGGCGAACCGTCGTTGTCATCGCCCAGCGTATCAGCACCGTGCGCGACGCCGACCTGATCGTCGTTCTCGATGGCGGCAGGATCGTCGCCCGTGGCACGCACGCCGAGCTGCTGGAGGATAGCCCGATCTACAACGAGATCATCCAGTCGCAGCTCATCGACGACCGCCAGATAGCATCGCCAGTGGCCGGAGGTGGCCAGTGA